A window from Pseudomonas kribbensis encodes these proteins:
- the edd gene encoding phosphogluconate dehydratase — protein MHPRVLEVTERLIARSRATRQAYLALIRGAATDGPMRGKLQCANFAHGVAGCGSEDKHSLRMMNSANIAIVSSYNDMLSAHQPYEVFPEQIKNALREIGSVGQFAGGTPAMCDGVTQGEPGMELSLPSREVIAMSTAVALSHNMFDGALMLGICDKIVPGLMMGSLRFGHLPTIFVPGGPMVSGISNKEKADVRQKYAEGKATREELLESEMKSYHSPGTCTFYGTANTNQLLMEVMGLHLPGASFVNPNTPLREALTREAAHQVTRLTKQNGNFLPIGEIVDEKALVNSIVALHATGGSTNHTLHMPAIAMAAGIQLTWQDMADLSEVVPTLSHVYPNGKADINHFQAAGGMSFLIRELLEAGLLHEDVNTVLGHGLSQYTKEPFLDNGKLVWREGPTESLDENILRPVARAFSAEGGLRVMEGNLGRGVMKVSAVALENQIVEAPAMVFQDQQDLADAFKAGLLEKDFVAVMRFQGPRSNGMPELHKMTPFLGVLQDRGFKVALVTDGRMSGASGKIPAAIHVSPEAYVGGALARVQEGDIIRVDGVKGTLELKVDAAEFAAREPAKGLLGNNIGSGRELFGFMRLAFSSAEQGASAFTSALETLN, from the coding sequence ATGCATCCCCGCGTTCTTGAGGTCACCGAACGGCTTATCGCCCGCAGCCGCGCCACGCGTCAGGCTTACCTTGCACTCATTCGCGGCGCCGCAACCGACGGGCCGATGCGCGGCAAGCTGCAATGCGCCAACTTCGCCCATGGCGTGGCCGGGTGTGGCAGCGAAGACAAGCACAGCCTGCGGATGATGAACTCGGCGAACATCGCCATTGTTTCGTCTTATAACGACATGCTTTCGGCGCACCAGCCGTACGAAGTCTTCCCGGAGCAGATCAAGAACGCCCTGCGCGAAATCGGCTCGGTCGGCCAGTTCGCCGGCGGCACGCCTGCCATGTGCGACGGCGTGACCCAGGGCGAGCCGGGCATGGAGCTGAGCCTGCCGAGCCGCGAGGTGATCGCGATGTCCACGGCGGTGGCGCTGTCCCACAACATGTTCGACGGCGCGCTGATGCTCGGCATCTGCGACAAGATCGTGCCGGGGCTGATGATGGGCTCGCTGCGTTTCGGTCACCTGCCGACGATCTTCGTGCCGGGCGGGCCGATGGTCTCGGGGATTTCCAACAAGGAAAAAGCCGACGTGCGGCAGAAGTACGCCGAAGGCAAGGCGACCCGCGAAGAGCTGCTGGAATCGGAAATGAAGTCCTACCACAGTCCGGGCACCTGCACCTTCTACGGCACCGCCAACACCAACCAGTTGCTGATGGAAGTCATGGGCCTGCACTTGCCGGGCGCTTCTTTCGTCAACCCGAACACGCCGCTGCGCGAGGCCCTGACCCGCGAAGCCGCGCATCAGGTCACGCGCCTGACCAAACAGAACGGCAACTTCCTGCCGATCGGCGAAATCGTCGACGAGAAGGCGCTGGTCAACTCGATCGTCGCGTTGCACGCCACCGGCGGCTCGACCAACCACACCCTGCACATGCCGGCCATCGCCATGGCGGCGGGCATTCAACTGACCTGGCAGGACATGGCCGACCTCTCCGAAGTCGTGCCGACCCTGAGCCATGTCTATCCGAACGGCAAGGCCGACATCAACCACTTCCAGGCGGCGGGCGGCATGTCGTTCCTGATCCGCGAACTGCTGGAAGCCGGCCTGCTGCACGAAGACGTCAACACCGTGCTCGGCCACGGTTTGAGCCAGTACACCAAGGAACCATTCCTCGATAACGGCAAACTGGTGTGGCGCGAAGGCCCGACCGAGAGCCTCGACGAAAACATCCTGCGTCCGGTGGCCCGTGCGTTCTCGGCAGAGGGCGGCTTGCGGGTGATGGAAGGCAACCTCGGTCGCGGCGTGATGAAGGTGTCCGCCGTGGCGCTGGAAAACCAGATCGTCGAAGCACCGGCCATGGTGTTCCAGGATCAACAGGATCTGGCCGACGCTTTCAAGGCCGGTTTGCTGGAGAAGGATTTCGTCGCGGTGATGCGCTTCCAGGGCCCGCGTTCCAATGGCATGCCGGAACTGCACAAGATGACGCCGTTCCTCGGTGTGCTGCAGGATCGCGGCTTCAAGGTCGCGCTGGTGACTGACGGGCGCATGTCCGGCGCCTCGGGGAAAATCCCGGCGGCGATCCACGTCAGCCCCGAAGCTTATGTCGGCGGCGCTTTGGCTCGCGTGCAAGAGGGCGATATCATCCGCGTCGATGGCGTCAAAGGCACCCTGGAACTCAAGGTGGACGCCGCCGAATTCGCAGCGCGCGAACCCGCCAAAGGCCTGTTGGGCAACAACATCGGCAGCGGCCGCGAACTGTTTGGCTTCATGCGTTTGGCCTTCAGCTCGGCAGAGCAGGGCGCCAGCGCCTTCACTTCTGCCCTGGAGACGCTTAATTGA
- a CDS encoding glucokinase, producing MKLALVGDIGGTNARFALWKDQQLESVQVLATADHASPEEAISLYLSGLGLAPGAIGSVCLSVAGPVSGDEFKFTNNHWRLSRKAFCQALQVEQLLLVNDFSAMALGMTRLQPGEFRVVCEGTPEPLRPAVVIGPGTGLGVGTLLDLGEGRFAALPGEGGHVDLPLSSPRETQLWQHIHNEIGHVSAETALSGGGLPRVYRAICAVDGHEPKLDTPEAITAAGLAGDPIALEVLEQFCCWLGRVAGNNVLTTGGRGGVYIVGGVIPRFADFFLESGFARSFADKGCMSDYFKGIPVWLVTAPYSGLVGAGVALEQSGK from the coding sequence TTGAAACTGGCTTTGGTCGGTGACATCGGAGGCACCAACGCGCGATTCGCGTTGTGGAAAGATCAGCAGCTCGAATCGGTGCAGGTGCTGGCCACGGCCGACCATGCCAGCCCGGAAGAGGCGATCAGCCTCTATCTGAGCGGGCTCGGCCTGGCGCCGGGCGCCATCGGTTCGGTGTGCCTGTCGGTGGCAGGTCCTGTCAGCGGCGACGAATTCAAGTTCACCAACAACCACTGGCGCCTGAGCCGCAAGGCGTTCTGCCAGGCGTTGCAGGTCGAGCAGTTGCTGCTGGTCAACGACTTCTCCGCGATGGCGCTGGGCATGACCCGTTTGCAGCCCGGCGAATTCCGCGTGGTCTGCGAAGGCACGCCGGAGCCATTGCGTCCGGCAGTGGTGATCGGTCCGGGCACCGGCCTGGGCGTCGGCACCTTGCTCGATCTGGGCGAAGGCCGGTTTGCCGCGCTGCCGGGGGAGGGCGGTCACGTCGATCTGCCGCTGAGCAGCCCGCGTGAAACCCAGCTCTGGCAACACATCCACAACGAAATCGGCCACGTCAGTGCCGAGACCGCGTTGAGTGGCGGCGGCTTGCCTCGGGTGTACCGGGCGATCTGCGCGGTGGATGGCCACGAACCCAAACTCGACACGCCGGAAGCGATCACCGCAGCCGGCCTCGCCGGTGACCCGATTGCCCTGGAAGTGCTGGAGCAGTTCTGCTGCTGGCTCGGTCGTGTGGCCGGCAACAATGTGCTGACCACTGGCGGTCGTGGTGGGGTGTACATCGTGGGTGGCGTGATTCCGCGCTTTGCCGATTTCTTCCTCGAAAGCGGTTTCGCCCGCAGCTTCGCCGATAAGGGCTGCATGAGTGATTACTTCAAGGGGATTCCGGTATGGCTGGTGACGGCGCCTTACTCGGGTCTGGTCGGTGCAGGAGTCGCGCTCGAACAATCCGGTAAATGA
- a CDS encoding FecR family protein, with product MTDTHRPPSPDTAQDAANAMDQALDWLIVLGSPDEEQTRQFHAWLAADPLNAQAFAKAQAIWDGPQIAQCAQDLAARPKKATVLTRLRPHWKPLATAAVLILGLFSFSNLPMRLQADHLTVVGERQRLQLEDGSKVLLNTNSAFSSTINDRQRVARLYQGEAFFEIPANRSQPLEIDAGPVKASVRDTAFAVRYLDGVAQVRVQRGDVDLRATRDDARVRLSAGESIRIGPNGFDRPAKVDAATDLAWVQGRLIFENCPLNQVLAELRRYYPGFIINTNEHLADVAVTGNYRLDQPLDVVRSLAHITSAKLQEFPALVILN from the coding sequence GTGACGGACACTCACCGCCCTCCTTCGCCCGACACGGCGCAGGACGCCGCCAACGCAATGGACCAGGCTCTGGACTGGCTCATCGTGCTCGGCAGCCCGGACGAGGAGCAGACCCGGCAGTTTCATGCCTGGCTGGCGGCCGATCCGTTGAACGCCCAGGCGTTCGCCAAGGCCCAGGCGATCTGGGATGGCCCGCAAATCGCCCAGTGCGCGCAAGACCTCGCGGCCAGACCGAAGAAAGCCACCGTCCTCACACGCCTGCGCCCACACTGGAAACCGCTGGCCACCGCCGCGGTGCTGATCCTCGGTCTGTTCAGTTTCAGCAACCTGCCGATGCGTCTGCAGGCCGATCACCTGACCGTGGTCGGCGAGCGGCAACGTTTGCAGCTGGAGGACGGTTCGAAAGTCCTGCTCAACACCAATTCCGCCTTCTCCAGCACGATCAATGATCGCCAACGCGTTGCGCGACTGTATCAGGGCGAAGCGTTTTTCGAGATTCCTGCCAACCGCAGCCAGCCGCTGGAAATCGACGCCGGGCCGGTGAAGGCCAGCGTGCGCGACACCGCGTTCGCCGTGCGCTATCTGGACGGCGTGGCGCAGGTTCGGGTACAGCGCGGCGATGTCGATCTGCGGGCGACCCGTGACGATGCCCGAGTGCGGCTGTCCGCCGGAGAAAGCATCCGCATCGGCCCGAATGGTTTCGACCGCCCGGCCAAGGTCGACGCCGCCACCGATCTGGCGTGGGTGCAGGGCCGGCTGATCTTCGAAAACTGCCCGCTGAATCAGGTGTTGGCGGAACTGCGCCGCTACTACCCGGGCTTCATCATCAACACCAACGAACATCTGGCCGATGTCGCCGTCACCGGCAATTACCGTCTCGACCAGCCGCTGGACGTGGTGCGCTCGCTCGCTCACATCACCTCGGCCAAGCTTCAGGAATTCCCGGCGCTGGTGATTCTGAACTAA
- a CDS encoding AGE family epimerase/isomerase — translation MDHFNPGFSSWLNAPAHQQWLADEGLRLLAFAKASRLPEGFGNLDERGQLQVGAQAETMNTARMTHSFAMAHIQGLPGFAELVDHGIQALRGPLRDALHGGWFAVAEHRDGNTGKNAYLHAFVALAASSAVVAQRPGAQALLDDAIDIIDTYFWSEEEGAVREFFNRDWREEEAYRGANSNMHATEAFLALADVTEDPRWLVRAQRIVERVIHGHAAANDYLVIEHFDRNWQPLREYNQDNPADGFRPYGTTPGHGFEWARLLLHLEAARVQAGMLTPGWLATDAQKLFENNCRHGWDVDGAPGIVYTLDWDNKAVVRHRLHWTHAEASAAASALLKRTGDAQYESWYRLFWEFCEANFIDRCDGSWHHELDPQNRPSADIWAGKPDLYHAWQSVLIPRLPLAPSMATALAQLSRPVPV, via the coding sequence ATGGATCACTTCAATCCGGGCTTCAGCAGTTGGCTGAACGCCCCTGCCCACCAGCAATGGCTCGCCGATGAAGGCCTGCGCCTGCTGGCATTTGCCAAGGCTTCGCGATTGCCCGAAGGTTTCGGCAATCTTGATGAGCGCGGCCAGCTCCAGGTCGGCGCGCAAGCCGAAACCATGAACACCGCCCGCATGACCCACAGCTTCGCCATGGCCCACATTCAGGGCCTGCCGGGATTCGCCGAGCTGGTCGATCACGGCATCCAGGCGTTGCGCGGCCCGTTGCGCGATGCGCTGCATGGCGGCTGGTTTGCCGTCGCCGAACACCGCGACGGCAACACCGGCAAGAACGCCTATCTGCATGCTTTCGTGGCCCTCGCGGCCAGTTCCGCCGTGGTCGCCCAGCGCCCCGGCGCGCAGGCGTTGCTGGATGACGCCATCGACATCATCGACACGTATTTCTGGAGCGAAGAAGAGGGCGCCGTGCGCGAATTCTTCAACCGTGACTGGCGTGAAGAAGAAGCCTATCGCGGCGCCAACAGCAACATGCACGCCACCGAAGCGTTTCTCGCGCTGGCCGATGTCACCGAAGACCCGCGCTGGCTGGTGCGTGCGCAGCGCATCGTCGAGCGGGTGATCCACGGTCACGCCGCTGCCAACGATTATCTGGTAATCGAGCATTTCGACCGAAACTGGCAGCCGCTGCGCGAATACAACCAAGACAATCCCGCTGACGGTTTCCGCCCGTACGGCACCACGCCGGGCCACGGTTTCGAGTGGGCGCGGCTGTTGCTGCACCTCGAAGCGGCGCGGGTCCAGGCCGGCATGCTCACGCCGGGCTGGCTGGCCACCGATGCGCAAAAGCTGTTCGAGAACAACTGCCGGCATGGCTGGGACGTCGATGGCGCCCCGGGCATCGTCTACACCCTCGACTGGGACAACAAGGCCGTGGTGCGCCATCGCCTGCACTGGACCCACGCCGAAGCCAGCGCCGCCGCCAGTGCCCTGCTCAAACGCACCGGCGATGCGCAGTACGAATCCTGGTACCGGCTATTCTGGGAATTCTGCGAAGCGAATTTCATCGACCGCTGCGACGGCAGCTGGCATCACGAACTCGATCCGCAGAACCGTCCAAGTGCCGATATCTGGGCGGGTAAACCGGATCTGTATCACGCCTGGCAGTCGGTGCTGATTCCGCGTCTGCCGCTGGCGCCGAGCATGGCGACTGCGCTGGCACAGTTGTCCCGGCCCGTTCCTGTGTAA
- a CDS encoding RNA polymerase sigma factor, whose amino-acid sequence MSQSQFNHVFLAQRTSLLRTLERMVNNHSTAEDLLQETYLRVTRALSERAIDHLEPFVFQTARNLALDHLRARKIHSRTMVDDVPQDVVHSVAAPASSAEDAAHAEQLLERLNVSLGELSPRQQQIFILSRLHGHSYQEIAEELSVSLSTVQKELKLIMTICIGVAERLNGD is encoded by the coding sequence GTGAGTCAGTCGCAGTTCAATCACGTTTTCCTCGCCCAGCGCACTTCACTGCTGCGAACGCTGGAACGCATGGTCAACAACCACAGCACCGCCGAAGACCTGTTGCAGGAAACCTACCTGCGCGTCACGCGGGCGCTGAGCGAACGGGCCATCGATCACCTTGAACCCTTTGTCTTCCAGACCGCGCGCAACCTGGCGCTGGACCACTTGCGTGCGCGCAAGATTCACTCACGCACCATGGTCGACGACGTACCACAGGACGTAGTGCACAGCGTCGCCGCCCCCGCCAGCAGCGCCGAAGACGCCGCCCACGCCGAACAATTGCTGGAGCGCCTGAACGTGAGCCTCGGTGAACTCAGCCCCCGTCAGCAGCAAATCTTCATCCTCAGCCGCCTGCACGGGCACAGCTATCAGGAAATCGCCGAAGAACTCAGCGTGTCCCTCAGTACGGTGCAGAAAGAACTCAAACTGATCATGACCATTTGCATCGGTGTCGCCGAGCGCTTGAATGGCGACTGA
- a CDS encoding ATP-binding protein, with amino-acid sequence MPRSLLGRMLLLTLLAVLFAQTLSSVIWVSQLRATQLEGLVTSARSLAHSMTASVSYFRSLPVAYRPLVLDQLRSMGGTRFVVTLNDKPLGMEVLPVTPRKAAVLQAVDEVLRQSLGQDTDILVTFVSPDDLRIFNAGLKLDELPRSWAHYALTLEPVNPPVLVTQIQLAPGEWLYIASLLPEPYTSLEEQGLPTQQVWFIVFTSGFLLLFIGLLVHWQSRPLKRLARAARDLSLGADVEPVAEGGGSEVVEVGRAFNTMRERISRYLTERSQLFSAISHDLRTPITRLRLRVELLEDEQLQTKFGRDLDELELLVKGALQCVKDTDIHENIEPVDLNHVLDCLVEPYLAPNGNGRVTQQGRALAAYPGKPLALKRCIGNLIDNALKYGQNAHLHIDDDESAFVLHVDDEGPGVPEQRLEQVFEPHFRLAGQQQGYGLGLGIARNIAHSHGGEVTLQNLREGGLRVTLQLPRSAD; translated from the coding sequence ATGCCGCGTTCGCTGCTTGGGCGGATGCTGCTGCTGACGTTGCTCGCGGTGTTGTTCGCCCAGACGCTGTCCAGCGTGATCTGGGTTTCCCAACTGCGCGCGACCCAGCTCGAAGGCCTGGTCACCAGCGCCCGCAGCCTCGCCCATTCGATGACCGCCAGCGTCAGCTATTTCCGCTCGTTGCCGGTGGCTTACCGACCGTTGGTGCTCGATCAGTTGCGCAGCATGGGCGGCACCCGATTTGTGGTAACGCTGAACGACAAACCGCTGGGCATGGAAGTGTTGCCGGTTACACCGCGCAAGGCAGCGGTGCTTCAAGCCGTGGATGAAGTACTGCGTCAATCTCTGGGTCAGGACACCGACATTCTGGTGACCTTCGTCAGCCCCGATGACCTGCGGATCTTCAACGCCGGGTTGAAACTCGACGAGCTGCCACGCTCCTGGGCGCACTACGCGCTGACCCTGGAACCGGTGAATCCGCCGGTGCTGGTGACCCAGATCCAGTTGGCACCCGGTGAATGGCTGTACATCGCCTCGCTGTTGCCCGAGCCCTACACCAGTCTTGAAGAGCAGGGCCTGCCGACCCAGCAGGTTTGGTTCATCGTCTTCACCAGCGGTTTCCTGTTGCTGTTCATCGGTCTGCTGGTGCACTGGCAGAGCCGGCCACTCAAGCGTCTGGCGCGAGCGGCGCGGGACTTGTCGCTGGGTGCCGACGTCGAGCCGGTGGCCGAGGGCGGCGGCAGCGAAGTGGTGGAAGTGGGCCGCGCCTTCAACACCATGCGCGAGCGCATCAGCCGTTACCTGACCGAGCGCAGTCAGTTGTTCAGCGCGATTTCCCATGACCTGCGCACGCCGATCACCCGCCTGCGACTGCGGGTCGAACTGCTGGAAGACGAACAACTGCAAACCAAGTTCGGCCGTGATCTGGATGAGCTGGAGCTGCTGGTCAAAGGCGCGCTGCAATGCGTCAAAGACACCGACATCCACGAAAACATCGAGCCGGTGGATCTGAACCATGTGCTCGACTGTCTGGTGGAGCCGTATCTGGCGCCCAACGGCAATGGCCGCGTGACCCAGCAGGGACGGGCGCTGGCGGCGTATCCGGGCAAGCCATTGGCGTTGAAGCGCTGCATCGGCAACCTGATCGACAATGCGTTGAAGTACGGGCAGAACGCTCATCTGCATATCGATGATGACGAGAGTGCGTTCGTGCTGCATGTCGACGATGAAGGGCCGGGTGTGCCGGAACAGCGGCTGGAGCAGGTGTTCGAACCGCACTTTCGGTTGGCGGGGCAGCAGCAGGGGTATGGGCTTGGATTGGGGATTGCCCGCAATATTGCCCATAGTCACGGGGGGGAAGTGACGTTGCAGAATCTGCGTGAGGGTGGATTGCGCGTGACCCTGCAATTGCCGCGTTCGGCGGATTGA
- the gap gene encoding type I glyceraldehyde-3-phosphate dehydrogenase → MTLRIAINGFGRIGRNVLRALYTQGYRQDLQIVAINDLGDSAINAHLLKYDTVHGTFDAEVAHDNESLTVNGDRISVSAIRNPAELPWAAEKIDVVFECTGLFTDRAKAAAHITAGARKVIISAPAKGADATVVYGVNHDILRQSHQIISNASCTTNCLAPVAQVLHRELGIESGLMTTIHAYTNDQNLTDVYHTDPYRARSATQNMIPSKTGAAEAVGLVLPELAGKLTGMAVRVPVINVSLVDLTVQLKREASADEVNALMKAASQHSKILGYNTLPLVSSDFNHNPLSSIFDANHTKSSGKLLKVLAWYDNEWGFSNRMLDNCLALCNAE, encoded by the coding sequence ATGACTCTTCGAATCGCAATCAATGGTTTTGGCCGCATCGGCCGTAATGTCCTGCGCGCACTGTATACCCAAGGCTATCGACAGGATTTGCAGATCGTCGCCATCAACGATCTGGGCGACAGCGCGATCAATGCGCACTTGCTCAAATACGATACCGTTCACGGCACGTTCGATGCTGAAGTTGCGCACGACAACGAGAGTCTGACCGTCAACGGTGACCGTATTTCGGTCAGCGCCATCCGCAACCCGGCCGAGCTGCCCTGGGCGGCGGAAAAGATTGATGTGGTGTTCGAATGCACCGGTCTGTTCACCGACCGGGCCAAAGCCGCCGCGCATATTACTGCCGGTGCGCGCAAAGTCATCATCTCGGCCCCGGCCAAGGGTGCCGACGCCACTGTCGTCTATGGCGTGAACCACGACATCCTGCGCCAGTCGCACCAGATCATTTCCAACGCCTCGTGCACCACCAACTGCCTGGCCCCGGTGGCCCAGGTGCTGCACCGCGAATTGGGCATCGAAAGCGGTCTGATGACCACGATTCACGCCTACACCAACGACCAGAACCTGACCGACGTTTATCACACCGATCCGTACCGCGCCCGTTCCGCCACACAGAACATGATCCCGAGCAAGACCGGCGCTGCCGAAGCCGTGGGCCTGGTGTTGCCGGAACTGGCAGGCAAGCTGACCGGCATGGCCGTGCGCGTACCGGTGATCAATGTGTCGCTGGTTGACCTGACCGTGCAGCTGAAGCGCGAAGCCTCGGCCGATGAAGTGAACGCGCTGATGAAAGCCGCGAGCCAGCATTCGAAAATCCTCGGCTACAACACCCTGCCGCTGGTATCGAGCGACTTCAACCACAACCCGCTGTCGTCGATCTTCGACGCCAACCACACCAAATCCAGCGGCAAACTGCTGAAAGTGCTGGCCTGGTACGACAACGAGTGGGGCTTCTCCAACCGCATGCTCGATAACTGCCTGGCGCTGTGCAACGCGGAATAA
- a CDS encoding response regulator has product MSSVNKSILLVDDDQEIRELLETYLTRAGFQVRATADGASFRQALNEAPSDLVILDVMLPDEDGFSLCRWVRQHPRQAQVPIIMLTASSDEADRVIGLELGADDYLGKPFSPRELQARIKALLRRAQFGQERSGSEVLAFDEWRLDMVSHRLFHTDGEEVILSGADFALLKLFLDHPQEILDRDTIGNATRGRDLMPLDRIVDMAVSRLRQRLRDTEKPPRLIRTVRGSGYQLAANVVAGNGH; this is encoded by the coding sequence GTGAGTTCAGTCAACAAGTCGATTTTGTTGGTCGATGACGACCAGGAGATACGCGAGTTGCTGGAAACCTACCTGACCCGCGCGGGTTTTCAGGTACGGGCCACGGCCGACGGCGCCAGTTTCCGCCAGGCGCTGAACGAGGCGCCGAGCGATCTGGTGATCCTTGATGTGATGCTGCCCGATGAAGACGGCTTCAGCCTGTGCCGCTGGGTGCGCCAGCATCCGCGTCAGGCTCAGGTGCCGATCATCATGCTCACCGCCAGTTCCGACGAGGCCGATCGGGTGATCGGTCTGGAGCTGGGCGCCGACGACTACCTCGGCAAACCTTTTAGCCCCCGTGAGTTGCAAGCGCGAATCAAAGCCCTGTTGCGCCGTGCCCAGTTCGGTCAGGAACGCAGTGGCAGCGAGGTGCTGGCGTTCGATGAGTGGCGGCTGGACATGGTCAGCCATCGGCTGTTTCACACCGACGGCGAGGAAGTGATTCTGTCCGGCGCCGACTTCGCCCTGCTCAAGCTGTTCCTTGATCACCCCCAGGAAATCCTCGACCGCGACACCATCGGCAATGCCACCCGTGGCCGCGATCTGATGCCCCTCGATCGTATCGTCGACATGGCGGTCAGCCGCTTGCGCCAGCGTCTGCGCGACACCGAAAAACCGCCACGGCTGATCCGTACCGTGCGTGGTAGCGGCTACCAACTGGCAGCCAATGTGGTTGCCGGCAATGGTCACTGA